DNA sequence from the Schlegelella aquatica genome:
GCCCGAATGCCCGCCCGGTGACGGCCCGCCCCGACCCCCAAGCCCATGTGCTGGCCCACGTGTTCAAGGTCGCGATCGACCCCTACGTGGGCAAGATGGGCGTCTTTCGCATCCACCAGGGCACGGTCACCCGGGACAGCCTCCTCTACGTGGGCGACGGGCGCAAGCCGTTCAAGGTGGGGCACCTCTTCCTGCTGCAGGGCAAGGAGCACGTCGAAATCCCGCGCGCCGGGCCTGGGGAGATCTGCGCCGTGGCCAAGGTCGACGAGATCCACTTCGACGCGGTGCTGCACGATGCGGCCGAGGATGCGCACATCCATCTCAAGCCGCTGGATTTCCCCGTGCCGGTCCACGGCATCGTCATCGAGCCCAAACGCCGCGGCGACGAACAACGCCTGTGGGACCTGCTGCAAAAGCTGGTGGAGGAAGACCCTTGCCTGCGACTCGAACAGGTGGCCGCCACGCGCGAGACCGTCGTGTACGGGCTCGGCGAGCTGCACCTGCGCGTGCTGCTGGAGCGCCTGACCGAAGTGCACCGCTGTGAGGTGCAAACCCGCCCGCCGCGCATCGCGTACCGCGAGACGCTCACCCGCCCCGCCGAAGGCCATCACCGCCACAAGAAGCAGACGGGCGGCGCCGGCCAGTTCGGCGAGGTGTTCCTGCGCGTCGAACCGCTGCCCCCGGGCAGCGGTTTTCAATTCGTGGACGAGGTCAAAGGCGGCGTGATCCCGGCGCAGTTCATGCCGGCGGTGGAGAAGGGCGTGCGCCAGGCGATGGAGACAGGCGTGGTGTCGGGCCACCCGGTGCAAGACGTGCGCGTCGTCGTCTACGACGGCAAGCACCACTCGGTGGACTCCAAAGAAGTCGCGTTCGTCACCGCCGCCCGCAAGGCCTTCGTCGACGCCGCCCTCAAGGCGGGGCCCCAAGTGCTCGAGCCCATCGTCGACCTGGAGATCACGGCGCCGGAGTCGTGCATCGGAGACATCACCGGCGATCTGCTCGCGCGGCGCGGCATCGTGACCGGGCAGCGGCTCGACGGCTCCGGTCAAGCCGTCGTGCTGGGGCAGGCGCCGCTGGCGGAGCTCAACGGCTACCAGACCCGGCTCAACTCCCTGACCGGCGGCCAAGGGCGGTACACCATCGCGTTCTCGCACCACGCGGCCGTGCCGCCGGCGGTGCAACAGCAACTCGCTGCCGCCTTCAAGATGCCGGAGCCCGAATGAGCGTGCCCGCGGCGTGGCGGGCACGCAGGGTCACAAGTCCAGGGCGGCGCGGCGCAGCGTGGCGGCGAGCTCGGGCCGGCTCGACCCGTAGCGCTCCGCCTGGAGCAGCAGTTCCCGGCGAGCGCGCTGCCGCCCGACGGCCTCGAGTGCGGTCCACAGCGTACGGGCGAAGCCCGGACGGGCGCCCTGGAAGGGCATGACGGCAGGACGGGGCAGGACGGAAGTGGTCATCGCAGTTTCCTTTCTGGGAGGCCGCTCGCCTCCACAGACGGGAATCTAGGGTAAACCCCAGTGCGCTTCCACTTTATATCCGTGATCTGCCCCATTCACGCAGAGAATAATCCGCGTCACTCGCTCAGTCGCTGCCGGCGACGCACCCACAGCCCGGTGCCCGCCAGGCCGGCGAGCAACAGCGCGTAGGTCGAAGGCTCGGGGATCATCGTCGTCACCTTGAGCGAGTCCTCCCCGTTGGGGCCCAAGCCCTGCAAGTGGACGAGCGCGGTCCCCGCGAAGGAACCGGCGTGGATGCCGTCACCCAGGATGGTCCAGCTCGCCGAATCACCGTTGAGGAAGCGGTCCGAGCCCGGCGCGTTGGAGACGGGGAAGCGCACCTCCCAGGTGAAGGTGTACGAAGCGTTGGTGTGGCTGCCGTAGGTCGGCTCCATCCGCATCGCGTTGCCGGACAGCCCTTCGACCGTCCCTTCGGGGCCGTTGAATTCCAGCCCGCCCAGGAAGGCGGAGCTGCCCCACTCGTCGAACTCGCCCACCAGCGTGAAGCGTGCGCCGCCGGCGACGTCTTCGATCGTCAGCGAGGCCACCGGCGCGATGGTGGTGCCGTCGAGGAGCTGCGTGAACGAGTAGGAATAGCTCGCGGCCGCCGCGGTCGATGCCGCCGTCGCCAGAACGGCTGCTGCGGCCGTAGCGAGAAGCGATCGTCGCATGAGGTCCTCCTGATGGTTGTCGTGGATCGGAATCCCCAGTATGGAAATTCGGCCCTTGCGCCGCCGTAACCTTGTGTGCCCACCCGCAACGCAGGGGGCGCCGGCTCCTCGGCACGGATGCTCCTTGACACGAGCGCCCTCAAGTCCTGCGCCGAGCAGCCGAAAACCCGAGGAGCGAAGGAGCCTGCGCATGCTCATCCACCCTCTGCCCGATCTGGCCGCCTGGACCGCGTACCTGCGCGAGCAGCCGATCCCGGTGCTGCCGCACACGGCGGCCGCCATCGAGGCCCTGCGCCCCTGCGAGGATGAGCTGGACGCGAGCACGCTGGCCGACCATCTCACGGGCGACCCGCTGATGACGCTGCAACTGCTCGCCTACGCCGCCCAAGTGCGGCCCGCGCACTACGCCGGCGCGGCAGAGACGGTGACGGCGGCGCTGGTCTTCATCGGCATCGCGCCCTTCTTTCGCGCGTTCGACCGGCTGCTGACGACCGAAGAGCTCCTGCACGGCCGCCCCGACGCGCTGGAGGGCCTGGAGCAGGTCATGCGTCGCGCCGCGAGGGCCGCCACCTTCTCGCTCGGCTTCGCCGTGCACCGCATGGACGCCGACGCCGCGATGCTCCACGAAGCCGCGCTGCTGCACGGCTTCTCGGAGATGCTGCTGTGGTGCCATGGGCCCGACCTCGCGCTCGAGATCCGCGAGCGGCAGCGCCGCGATCCCACGCTGCGCTCGGCGGCCGTGCAGCAGGCCGTCCTGAACGTGACCCTGCCGCAGCTCGAGCAGTCGCTGATGCGGGTGTGGAAGCTGCCCGAGACGCTGGTGCGCCTGACCGACGAACGGCAGACCGCGGACCCGGCCGTGCGCAACGTGCTGCTGGCGATCCGCGTGGCACGCCACACGCAGCACGGCTGGGACAACGCCGCCGTCCCCGACGACGTGCGCGACGTGGCCGAGCTCCTCAGCCTGTCGCCCGAGGCGGCCCGCCACAAGCTGATGGAGCTCGACGCGACCGACTGAGCACCGCCCACGGAGCCGCAGAGCGCCTGCCGGCACGCGCAGACGCTACCATGCGTCGCATGAACGGCCCGACGATCTCCTTCTGGCAGGCCCGCTTCGAGCAGGGCCAGACTCCCTGGGACCGCGGCGGCCCCAGCCCGCAACTGGAGGCCTGGGAGGCGCAGCACGCCCTGCCCGCGGCCGGGGCCCGCGTGGCGGTGCCGGGGTGCGGCAGCGGCTGGGACGTCGCCGCCTGGGCCGAGCGCGGCTACGACGTGGTCGGCATCGACTACGCCCCCGCGGCCGTCGCCCGCACCCGCGAGCTGCTCCTCGAACGGCGTCTGAGCGCCAGCGTGATCGAAGCCGATGTGCTGCGCTGGCAGCCTGCCGCTGCCTTGGACGCCGTGTACGAGCAGACCTGCCTGTGTGCGCTCCACCCCGACCACTGGGTGGCGTACGCCGAGGCGCTCCACCGCTGGCTGCGGCCCGGGGGCCGGCTCTACGCGCTGTTCATGCAGGCGAGGCGCGCGCAGGCCGACGAAGGGCGCATCGACGGCCCCCCGTATCACTGCGACATCACCGCGATGCGCGCCCTCTTCCCCGAGCCGCGGTGGGCGTGGCCCAAGCCCCCCTACGCGCGCGTGGCGCACCCGGCAGGCTGGTTCGAACTCGCCGTCGTGCTCGAGCGCCGCCAGTCGGCGTCGCGCGACGCTACACCGGGATCGCCGCCAGGTGCTTGACGCGGTCGAGCACGAAGCTCGTCTTGCAGTCCTCGACGCTGGGATGCTTGAGCAGCGTGTCCATGATGAAGCGCGAGTAGTGCGCCATGTCCTCGACCACCACCCGCAGCAGGTAGTCCATCTCGCCCGTCAGTGCCACGCACTCGACCACCTCGGGCCAGGTCTGCACCGCCGCCCGGAACAGGTCCATCGGATTGCGCTTGTGCGTCTCGGTGTGCTTTTCCAGCCGCACGTTGATGTAGGCCGTGAGCCCCAGCCCCACCCGCTCCGGCGGCACGATCGCCATGTAGCCGGCGATGGCCCCCAGTTCCTCCAGCCGCCGCACGCGGCGCAGCGTGGCCGAGGGCGAGAGGTTGACCTCGCCGGCGAGCTGGTCATAGGTCATCCGCCCGTCGGCTTGCAACGCGCGAAGAATGCGCCTATCGATTGCGTCAAGCTGGACTTCTGTTGACATTCTTTAATTTTCACAGGTTTCTTGCGTTGCGGCGCGCAGGCTTGTGCAATTTGCAGGAAAACTGCGCCCCGCCTTGCCTACAGTTTTGAGCTACCTCAATCAATCCCGCCGCGGGCACTGCGCCGCGGCCGATCAGGCAAGGAGACCGAGATGGAATTCACCCCCTGGGACAACCCGATGGGCACCGACGGCTTCGAGTTCATCGAGTACGCCGCCCCCGACCCCGTGGCCATGGGGCAGCTGTTCGAGCGCATGGGCTTCAAGGCGATCGCCAAGCACCGCCACAAGAACGTCACGCTGTACCGCCAGGGCGAGATCAACTTCATCATCAACGCCGAGCCCGACTCCTTCGCCCAGCGCTTCGCCCGCCTGCACGGCCCCAGCATCTGCGCGATCGCCTTCCGTGTGCAGGATGCCAAGGCCGCCTATGAGCGCGCCATCTCCCTCGGCGCCTGGGGATACGCCGGCCAAGCGGGCCCCGGCGAGCTGAACATCCCGGCGATCAAGGGCATCGGCGACTCGCTGATCTACCTGGTCGACAAGTGGCGCGGCAAGAACGGCGCCAAGGAAGGCGACATCGGCAACATCGGCTTCTACGACGTGGACTTCGAGCCGCTGCCCGGCGCCGAGCTCAATCCCGTCGGTCACGGCCTGACCTACATCGACCACCTCACCCACAACGTGCACCGCGGCCGCATGGCCGAGTGGGCCGAGTTCTACGAGCGCCTGTTCAACTTCCGCGAGATCCGCTACTTCGACATCGAAGGCCAAGTCACGGGCGTCAAGAGCAAGGCCATGACCAGCCCCTGCGGCAAGATCCGCATCCCGATCAACGAGGAAGGCAACGACAAGCCGGGCCAGATCCAGGAGTACCTGGACATGTACCGCGGCGAAGGCATCCAGCACGTGGCGCTGGGCTCGACCGATCTCTACCGCACGGTGGACAAGCTGCGCGAGAACGGCATCAAGCTGCTCGACACCATCGACACCTACTACGAGCTGGTCGACAAGCGCATCCCCGGCCACGGCGAACCGGTGGCCGAGCTGCACAAGCGCAAGATCCTCATCGACGGCAAGCCCGGCGCGCTGCTGCTGCAGATCTTCTCCGAGAACCAGCTCGGCCCGATCTTCTTCGAGTTCATCCAACGCAAGGGCGACCAGGGCTTCGGCGAAGGCAACTTCAAGGCGCTGTTCGAGTCCATCGAGCTCGACCAGATGCGCCGCGGCGTGCTGAAGGTCGACGACAAGCAGCCCGCCTGAGGGCGAAGGAGGCGGCCATGCAATCACAGACCGTCGATCACCACAGCGGCATCAACCTGGGCGTCGCGCCCGTGACCTACGGCCAGGGCGACCGGCCGCCCCGCGGCGACTACGCCCGGGCGCGGCCGGACTACACCTGCGACCAGGACTGGGAGGCCTACACCGCCGAGGAGCACGACCTGTACCGGCGGCTCTATGAGCGCCAGGCCGCGCAACTGCCCGGCCTGGCCTGCCGCGAGTTCATCGAGGCGGTGCAGCACCTCGGCCGCCCCGACCGCATCCCCCGGTTCGACGAGCTGAGCGAGCGGCTGTACCGCCTGACGCGCTGGCAGGTCGTCGCGGTGCCCGGACTCATCCCCGAGGAGGCTTTCTTCAAGCTGCTGTCCGAGCGGCGCTTCCCGGTCACGAACTGGATCCGCAAGCCCGAGGAGTTCGACTACGTCGTCGAGCCGGATGTGTTCCACGACCTGTTCGGCCACGTGCCGCTGCTGTTCAACCCGGTCTTCGCCGACTACATGCAGGCGTACGGGGCCGGCGGGCTCAAGGCGAGCCGGCTCGGGGCGTGCGAGATGCTGGCCCGGCTGTACTGGTACACGGTCGAGTTCGGCCTCATCCGCAGCGACGACGGCGTGCGCGCCTACGGCGCGGGCATCCTGTCGTCGGCCGGCGAGCTGCGCTACAGCGTGTGCTCGCCCGAGCCGCATCGGGTGCCCTTCGCTCTGGAGCGCATCATGCGCACGCGCTACAAGATCGACACCTACCAGGCGACGTACTTCGTCATCGACTCCTTCCAGCAGCTGTTCGACGCCACCGAGCCGGACTTCACGCCGATCTACGAGCGCGTGCGCGCGCAACCCGAGATCGCGGCCGGCACCGTGCTGCCCGGCGAGACGCTGCTCTCGCCCGCCCGCTGACCGCCCCGGGGCCCGGCTCGGGCCCCGGCGAGCCGCTCAAGAGAAGCGCGAACCGCCCCTGGGGTCTTCCGGCAAGCCGCCCGGCGCCGGCCGACGGCCCCCGGCCGGCTCGCCGCTGACCCAGGACGGCGCCGCACGCAGCGCGCGCTTCACCTCCTCCCACACGACGGGATGGAAGGCCATCGCCACGTGGGCCACGCCTTCCAGGTGCACCGTCCGGGCACCGGGCAGGACCGCCGTCGAGGCAGGGAACACGATGTTGTCGCAATGGCCGTAGAGGCAGGTGAAACGCCGGTAGCGCTGCGGCGGCTCGGCGGCCGCGAGCGCCTCGATCCAGCGGCTGCCCCAACGCATCTGCCTCGCGTTCGACGCCCGCGCGTGTCGAGCCAGGAAAGTCCCGCGGTGCGGTGAGCCGATCGTCACCACACGATGCACCCGTGCATCCGCCTGGCGGGCCTGCAACCAGGCCCGCACAGCCAGGCCTCCCATGCTGTGCGCCACGAGCACCGGCGCGAGGCCCGTGCCCGCCTCGATCCGACGCACCGCCGCCTCGACGATCTCCACATACTCGTCGATCCGG
Encoded proteins:
- a CDS encoding PEP-CTERM sorting domain-containing protein — translated: MRRSLLATAAAAVLATAASTAAAASYSYSFTQLLDGTTIAPVASLTIEDVAGGARFTLVGEFDEWGSSAFLGGLEFNGPEGTVEGLSGNAMRMEPTYGSHTNASYTFTWEVRFPVSNAPGSDRFLNGDSASWTILGDGIHAGSFAGTALVHLQGLGPNGEDSLKVTTMIPEPSTYALLLAGLAGTGLWVRRRQRLSE
- the hppD gene encoding 4-hydroxyphenylpyruvate dioxygenase, which codes for MEFTPWDNPMGTDGFEFIEYAAPDPVAMGQLFERMGFKAIAKHRHKNVTLYRQGEINFIINAEPDSFAQRFARLHGPSICAIAFRVQDAKAAYERAISLGAWGYAGQAGPGELNIPAIKGIGDSLIYLVDKWRGKNGAKEGDIGNIGFYDVDFEPLPGAELNPVGHGLTYIDHLTHNVHRGRMAEWAEFYERLFNFREIRYFDIEGQVTGVKSKAMTSPCGKIRIPINEEGNDKPGQIQEYLDMYRGEGIQHVALGSTDLYRTVDKLRENGIKLLDTIDTYYELVDKRIPGHGEPVAELHKRKILIDGKPGALLLQIFSENQLGPIFFEFIQRKGDQGFGEGNFKALFESIELDQMRRGVLKVDDKQPA
- a CDS encoding Lrp/AsnC family transcriptional regulator; the encoded protein is MSTEVQLDAIDRRILRALQADGRMTYDQLAGEVNLSPSATLRRVRRLEELGAIAGYMAIVPPERVGLGLTAYINVRLEKHTETHKRNPMDLFRAAVQTWPEVVECVALTGEMDYLLRVVVEDMAHYSRFIMDTLLKHPSVEDCKTSFVLDRVKHLAAIPV
- the fusA gene encoding elongation factor G is translated as MATLTSNGFEPATLRTLALVGAAGAGKTSLAEALLHRSGMIGAPGSLERGTTVGDFDPLERRMLHSLAASVMHLDHQGTRVHLIDTPGSPDFLGHSLPALEAVETAAIVVNAATGIEPMTRRMMEWAAGRGLARMIVVNRIDAERVDLPRLLDEIRAAFGTECLPLNLPADGGTRVVDCFFNPCGVADFSSVEAAHRALVEQVVEVDAAFVERYLNDGDVDTRELHAPLEQALREGHLIPVCFTSARHGAGIAELLDVLVQLMPNPTEGNPPQFLEGTGPNARPVTARPDPQAHVLAHVFKVAIDPYVGKMGVFRIHQGTVTRDSLLYVGDGRKPFKVGHLFLLQGKEHVEIPRAGPGEICAVAKVDEIHFDAVLHDAAEDAHIHLKPLDFPVPVHGIVIEPKRRGDEQRLWDLLQKLVEEDPCLRLEQVAATRETVVYGLGELHLRVLLERLTEVHRCEVQTRPPRIAYRETLTRPAEGHHRHKKQTGGAGQFGEVFLRVEPLPPGSGFQFVDEVKGGVIPAQFMPAVEKGVRQAMETGVVSGHPVQDVRVVVYDGKHHSVDSKEVAFVTAARKAFVDAALKAGPQVLEPIVDLEITAPESCIGDITGDLLARRGIVTGQRLDGSGQAVVLGQAPLAELNGYQTRLNSLTGGQGRYTIAFSHHAAVPPAVQQQLAAAFKMPEPE
- a CDS encoding HDOD domain-containing protein — protein: MLIHPLPDLAAWTAYLREQPIPVLPHTAAAIEALRPCEDELDASTLADHLTGDPLMTLQLLAYAAQVRPAHYAGAAETVTAALVFIGIAPFFRAFDRLLTTEELLHGRPDALEGLEQVMRRAARAATFSLGFAVHRMDADAAMLHEAALLHGFSEMLLWCHGPDLALEIRERQRRDPTLRSAAVQQAVLNVTLPQLEQSLMRVWKLPETLVRLTDERQTADPAVRNVLLAIRVARHTQHGWDNAAVPDDVRDVAELLSLSPEAARHKLMELDATD
- a CDS encoding esterase/lipase family protein yields the protein MLARLQRAFTLWLVFTAAGWAAVWATRGRPGVAVAGAALCLFGYALVLAVECLLAAWANRRDPAPPATAVQWLRAWWGEVCTAPRVFNWRQPFFSNRVPDAPQGRGRRGVVFVHGFLCNRGFWTPWLERCRDEGIPFVAVNLEPVFGRIDEYVEIVEAAVRRIEAGTGLAPVLVAHSMGGLAVRAWLQARQADARVHRVVTIGSPHRGTFLARHARASNARQMRWGSRWIEALAAAEPPQRYRRFTCLYGHCDNIVFPASTAVLPGARTVHLEGVAHVAMAFHPVVWEEVKRALRAAPSWVSGEPAGGRRPAPGGLPEDPRGGSRFS
- the phhA gene encoding phenylalanine 4-monooxygenase, whose amino-acid sequence is MQSQTVDHHSGINLGVAPVTYGQGDRPPRGDYARARPDYTCDQDWEAYTAEEHDLYRRLYERQAAQLPGLACREFIEAVQHLGRPDRIPRFDELSERLYRLTRWQVVAVPGLIPEEAFFKLLSERRFPVTNWIRKPEEFDYVVEPDVFHDLFGHVPLLFNPVFADYMQAYGAGGLKASRLGACEMLARLYWYTVEFGLIRSDDGVRAYGAGILSSAGELRYSVCSPEPHRVPFALERIMRTRYKIDTYQATYFVIDSFQQLFDATEPDFTPIYERVRAQPEIAAGTVLPGETLLSPAR
- a CDS encoding TPMT family class I SAM-dependent methyltransferase; protein product: MNGPTISFWQARFEQGQTPWDRGGPSPQLEAWEAQHALPAAGARVAVPGCGSGWDVAAWAERGYDVVGIDYAPAAVARTRELLLERRLSASVIEADVLRWQPAAALDAVYEQTCLCALHPDHWVAYAEALHRWLRPGGRLYALFMQARRAQADEGRIDGPPYHCDITAMRALFPEPRWAWPKPPYARVAHPAGWFELAVVLERRQSASRDATPGSPPGA